A genomic stretch from Natronomonas gomsonensis includes:
- a CDS encoding DUF790 family protein, which yields MLTKDLLRVSRAGGGYHPQFTDADDEALAARVLGSYQGHVGERRETLEAALTDLEGEASDFKLVRGFAKLLEREATFETRAPLNPIRARTTAFEAAESVGVVTEAERETALERAAERLDTTPEDIEASLFADRETEEVLVAVESDYDPESLRDQYDLSLAQTALFDAIEVRVRSSDPKALVSAVKRLRLMYEIRRTDDGREVVVTGPDALFKRSRRYGTRFARLLRTVAKAEEWHLDATIDDRGTERRLTLGDGDVTVPGTDPVAEPTFDSGVESDFYARFDALDLDWDLVREPEPLAAGEHVAIPDFTFEWKHGDFRVFFEIMGFWTPEYVEKKLSQFAALEDVAFLVAYDESLGVGEAIEAEGHRAIPYSKTVRLKDVRDALRPYEEELRAESAESVPDELGPDSDVTTIAALADCHGVPESAIEEATFPEHERVGRTLVRPAVLETLADRIEAGMDLATVEDLLSEHDINDASAVLSRLGYRVEWEGLGGGTVREK from the coding sequence CGACGAGGCGCTCGCCGCGCGCGTCCTCGGTTCCTACCAGGGCCATGTCGGCGAGCGACGCGAGACGCTGGAGGCCGCCCTCACCGACCTCGAAGGAGAGGCGTCGGATTTCAAACTCGTCAGGGGGTTCGCCAAACTGCTCGAACGCGAGGCGACCTTCGAAACGCGGGCGCCGCTGAACCCGATTCGCGCCCGAACGACCGCCTTCGAGGCCGCCGAGTCAGTCGGCGTCGTCACCGAGGCCGAACGCGAGACGGCGTTGGAGCGGGCCGCAGAGCGTCTCGACACCACACCGGAGGACATCGAGGCGTCGCTGTTCGCCGACCGGGAGACGGAGGAAGTCCTCGTTGCCGTCGAATCGGACTACGACCCCGAGAGCCTCCGAGACCAGTACGACCTCTCCCTTGCACAGACCGCGCTGTTCGACGCCATTGAGGTCCGCGTCCGCTCGTCGGACCCGAAGGCGCTCGTCTCGGCGGTCAAACGGCTCCGCCTGATGTACGAGATTCGCCGCACCGACGACGGACGCGAAGTGGTCGTCACCGGCCCCGACGCGCTGTTCAAGCGCTCCCGTCGCTACGGGACGCGCTTTGCCCGCCTGCTGCGGACGGTCGCCAAAGCCGAGGAGTGGCACCTCGACGCCACCATCGACGACCGCGGCACCGAACGCCGCCTGACCCTCGGCGACGGCGACGTGACGGTACCGGGAACCGACCCCGTCGCCGAACCGACCTTCGACAGCGGCGTCGAATCGGATTTTTACGCCAGATTCGACGCGCTGGACCTCGATTGGGACCTCGTTCGGGAACCCGAACCGCTGGCCGCCGGCGAGCACGTCGCCATCCCCGATTTCACCTTCGAGTGGAAACACGGCGATTTCAGGGTGTTCTTCGAGATAATGGGCTTCTGGACGCCCGAGTACGTCGAAAAGAAGCTCTCGCAGTTCGCCGCCCTCGAAGACGTGGCGTTTCTGGTCGCCTACGACGAGTCACTCGGCGTCGGCGAGGCCATCGAAGCGGAGGGCCACCGCGCGATACCGTACTCGAAGACGGTTCGACTGAAAGACGTTCGTGACGCGCTTCGGCCCTACGAAGAGGAGTTGCGCGCCGAAAGCGCCGAATCGGTTCCCGACGAGTTGGGTCCCGACTCCGACGTGACGACCATCGCCGCCCTCGCCGACTGCCACGGCGTCCCCGAATCGGCCATCGAGGAAGCGACGTTCCCGGAACACGAACGCGTCGGGCGCACGCTCGTCCGGCCGGCGGTGCTGGAGACGCTGGCCGACCGCATCGAGGCAGGGATGGACCTCGCCACCGTCGAAGACTTGCTGTCGGAGCACGACATCAACGATGCGAGTGCGGTGCTGTCCCGACTCGGCTATCGCGTGGAGTGGGAGGGCCTCGGCGGCGGCACGGTTCGAGAGAAGTGA
- a CDS encoding geranylgeranyl reductase family protein: MTTFEYDVVIVGAGTAGCYAGATLSDAGYDVVIVERKDAEEAGHIACGDALKGADNFPESIPKSDIADAFTNTEVDHGQFEIPQEDAVLDIPVPGELAVIDRWEYGRLVIDGAERAGVEFHYDTVVQDVMQDDDGRVRGVKAKHKGDPRTYEATITLDGAGALSLLQDKADFEDATFDTNVRYSQFASAYREVIEVDEPVEWSDALVFKPTKRSAGYLWYFPRTPTEINVGLGFQMNEEPMKLVKDLREDISQRPELKNATVKDKLGAALPTRRPYDSAVAPGYMAIGDSAAHVNPISGGGIAGAAYAGQYAGEQAIQAIEEGDVSESSLWRYNERVMDHYGGRYAALDIYNIFSTAYDLDDLLALLAAMPAEKLSDALYSGSANVSLKLKLQVLYKSIGHWGTLKNLYDTKNLADRLLDHYETYPSSPDGFESWRRERDHIMDDIYAETGAEPKY; the protein is encoded by the coding sequence ATGACCACCTTCGAGTACGACGTCGTCATCGTCGGGGCCGGAACCGCCGGCTGTTACGCCGGCGCGACGCTTTCGGATGCGGGCTACGACGTCGTCATCGTCGAACGGAAGGACGCCGAGGAGGCGGGCCACATCGCCTGCGGCGACGCGCTGAAGGGCGCCGACAACTTCCCCGAGTCCATTCCGAAATCCGACATCGCCGACGCCTTCACCAACACCGAGGTCGACCACGGTCAGTTCGAGATTCCACAGGAGGACGCCGTCCTCGACATTCCCGTTCCGGGCGAGCTCGCCGTCATCGACCGCTGGGAGTACGGCCGACTCGTCATCGACGGCGCCGAACGCGCCGGCGTCGAGTTCCACTACGACACCGTCGTCCAAGACGTGATGCAGGACGACGACGGCCGCGTCCGCGGCGTCAAAGCCAAACACAAAGGCGACCCCCGAACCTACGAGGCGACGATTACCCTCGACGGCGCCGGCGCACTGTCGCTGCTACAGGACAAGGCCGATTTCGAGGACGCCACCTTCGACACCAACGTCCGCTACTCGCAGTTCGCCTCCGCCTACCGGGAGGTCATCGAGGTCGACGAACCCGTCGAGTGGTCCGACGCCCTCGTGTTCAAACCGACCAAGCGCTCGGCGGGGTATCTCTGGTACTTCCCGCGAACCCCCACCGAAATCAACGTCGGCCTGGGCTTCCAGATGAACGAGGAGCCGATGAAGCTCGTCAAGGACCTCCGGGAGGACATCAGCCAGCGACCCGAATTGAAAAACGCCACCGTCAAGGACAAACTCGGCGCCGCACTCCCGACTCGTCGACCGTACGACTCGGCGGTCGCACCCGGATACATGGCCATCGGCGACTCGGCGGCCCACGTCAACCCCATTAGCGGCGGCGGCATCGCCGGCGCTGCCTACGCCGGCCAGTACGCCGGCGAGCAGGCCATCCAGGCCATCGAGGAAGGCGACGTGAGCGAGTCGAGTCTCTGGCGGTACAACGAGCGTGTGATGGACCACTACGGCGGCCGGTACGCCGCCCTCGACATTTACAACATCTTCTCGACGGCCTATGACCTCGACGACCTCTTGGCGCTTCTGGCCGCGATGCCCGCCGAAAAACTCTCGGATGCGCTGTATTCGGGGTCGGCGAACGTCAGCCTCAAACTCAAACTGCAGGTGCTGTACAAGTCCATCGGCCACTGGGGGACGCTGAAGAACCTCTACGACACGAAGAACCTCGCCGACCGCCTGCTCGACCACTACGAAACCTACCCCTCCAGCCCCGACGGCTTCGAGTCCTGGCGTCGCGAGCGCGACCACATCATGGACGACATCTACGCGGAGACGGGCGCGGAACCGAAGTACTGA
- a CDS encoding group I truncated hemoglobin: MAEETLYERLGGHDGIRAVVDDFYDRLQADDELGPFFEDADMERLRKTQTDFLCEAAGGPETYDAAPVREAHLHVPFTSAHIQRAVDLLSESLEEFDVPEDDAEKVIGAIAAYEEDLLASPDGE; encoded by the coding sequence ATGGCCGAGGAGACGCTGTACGAGCGACTCGGAGGACACGATGGAATCCGCGCCGTCGTCGACGATTTCTACGACCGATTGCAGGCAGACGACGAACTCGGACCGTTCTTCGAGGACGCCGACATGGAGAGACTCCGGAAGACACAGACGGACTTCCTCTGTGAAGCGGCAGGCGGTCCGGAAACGTACGATGCGGCACCCGTGCGTGAGGCACACCTCCACGTGCCGTTCACGTCGGCCCACATCCAGCGCGCAGTCGACCTCCTGTCCGAATCGCTCGAGGAGTTCGACGTGCCGGAGGACGACGCCGAGAAAGTCATCGGGGCGATAGCCGCATACGAAGAGGACCTCCTGGCGTCGCCGGACGGCGAGTGA
- a CDS encoding methyltransferase domain-containing protein encodes MESDLGILEVPEDVTTGTTLETHLGEAFEVRRLRGPDLFDHLERTGAPMMPRDIGLVVGHTGVASGDRTLDAGTGTGVLAAYLGRLGVDVTTYERDPEFAEVARENMDLAGVTDTVEVRSGDLLEDLDDIEGSFDLLTLDTGDAPAVVERAPELLAPGGFVAAYTPFVESARGCVEAAREAGLSEIETLETIQRRMDFDDRGSRPSTAGVGHTGYLCFARFTPQLE; translated from the coding sequence ATGGAGTCCGACCTCGGTATTCTCGAAGTCCCCGAGGACGTAACCACCGGGACGACCCTCGAGACGCATCTCGGGGAGGCCTTCGAGGTCCGACGACTCCGCGGTCCGGACCTCTTCGACCACCTCGAACGCACCGGCGCGCCGATGATGCCACGCGACATCGGCTTGGTCGTCGGCCACACCGGCGTCGCTTCGGGCGACCGCACGCTCGACGCCGGTACCGGAACCGGCGTTCTCGCCGCCTATCTCGGCAGACTTGGTGTCGATGTGACGACTTACGAACGCGACCCGGAGTTCGCCGAGGTGGCTCGCGAGAACATGGACCTCGCGGGCGTCACCGACACCGTCGAGGTCCGGTCCGGCGACCTGCTGGAGGACCTCGACGACATCGAGGGGTCCTTCGATTTGCTGACGCTCGATACGGGCGATGCGCCCGCGGTCGTCGAGCGCGCCCCGGAGCTGCTCGCTCCCGGTGGGTTCGTCGCCGCCTACACTCCCTTCGTCGAGTCCGCCCGCGGCTGCGTCGAGGCCGCCCGCGAAGCGGGTCTTTCGGAAATCGAGACGCTCGAAACCATCCAGCGACGGATGGACTTCGACGACCGCGGCTCTCGGCCATCGACTGCGGGCGTCGGCCACACGGGGTATCTCTGTTTCGCCCGCTTTACCCCACAGCTCGAATGA
- a CDS encoding nascent polypeptide-associated complex protein, which yields MFGGGGGMNPRKMEQMMSQMGIDLTDIDAEEVIIRTADEELVFHDAEVQRMDAQGQQTYQIVGDPDTRPRGEGTEAIEGESESESDDTGSSEFSDEDVEIVARRAGVSEERAREVLEETGDLAAAVQKLEVE from the coding sequence ATGTTTGGAGGAGGCGGCGGCATGAATCCGCGCAAGATGGAACAGATGATGAGCCAGATGGGTATCGACCTCACCGACATCGACGCCGAGGAGGTCATCATCCGCACGGCCGACGAGGAACTCGTCTTCCACGACGCCGAGGTCCAGCGGATGGACGCCCAGGGCCAGCAAACGTATCAAATCGTCGGCGACCCCGACACGCGGCCACGCGGCGAGGGCACCGAGGCCATCGAGGGTGAGTCGGAATCCGAGAGCGACGACACCGGCAGCAGCGAGTTCTCCGACGAGGACGTCGAAATCGTCGCTCGCCGGGCCGGTGTCTCCGAGGAGCGCGCCCGTGAAGTCCTCGAGGAGACCGGCGACCTCGCGGCGGCCGTCCAGAAGCTCGAAGTAGAGTGA
- a CDS encoding PUA domain-containing protein, with protein MGSSLDSLRTVADYQFGAGAGAALFDGDITVQRTSSGRPQQILADDDRILSYGVDGRFTLGAAGGRRLQAALDAPAYRVVVGDDSEPFVREEKNVFAKFVREVDPAVRPGDEVLVEHYDGDLLAVGRAELSADAMLDFETGMAVKVRDGIEA; from the coding sequence ATGGGTAGCAGTCTCGATTCGTTGCGGACCGTCGCGGACTACCAGTTCGGGGCGGGCGCCGGCGCCGCGCTGTTCGACGGCGACATCACCGTCCAGCGAACCAGTTCCGGCCGGCCACAGCAGATTCTCGCCGACGACGACCGGATACTCTCCTACGGCGTCGACGGCCGGTTCACGCTCGGCGCGGCCGGCGGACGGCGGTTGCAGGCCGCCCTCGATGCGCCGGCCTACCGGGTCGTCGTCGGCGACGACAGCGAACCGTTCGTCCGCGAGGAGAAGAACGTCTTCGCGAAGTTCGTCCGGGAGGTCGACCCCGCCGTCCGTCCGGGCGACGAGGTGTTGGTCGAACACTACGACGGCGACCTCTTGGCGGTCGGTCGAGCCGAACTCTCGGCCGACGCCATGCTCGATTTCGAGACGGGCATGGCGGTGAAAGTCCGCGACGGCATCGAGGCGTGA
- the sppA gene encoding signal peptide peptidase SppA has product MNGFERLGRVVIGLFVAAVAAVAAWLLFVATPADTAELIGVLLVVATVAAGLRVGSNIAANVFPAYNVAEVAVEGPITRDGGGGFPPSTPGTPGADKIVDLIENADTDDNAEALLLRLNTPGGAVVPSDDIRLAAKRFDGPTVAYTTDVCASGGYWIASGCDELWARDGSVVGSIGVRGSRMTAADLLEKAGLEYEQLTAGEFKEAGVPFDDLEPEEREYLQGIIDDYYDQFVETVAEGRGMDETEIRDTEAKVFLGSEAHEMGLVDSIGTRKDVEERLEDLLDEEVSTTELEPRLGVAERLRGGAESVAYAVGAGIASQFTDASGEFRFRV; this is encoded by the coding sequence ATGAACGGATTCGAGAGGCTCGGACGGGTCGTCATCGGACTCTTCGTCGCCGCCGTCGCCGCCGTCGCCGCGTGGTTGCTGTTCGTCGCAACACCCGCGGATACGGCCGAACTGATTGGTGTGTTGCTCGTCGTCGCGACCGTCGCCGCTGGACTCCGCGTCGGAAGCAACATCGCTGCTAACGTGTTTCCGGCGTACAACGTCGCGGAGGTAGCCGTCGAGGGACCGATTACCCGTGACGGCGGCGGTGGGTTCCCCCCATCAACTCCAGGCACTCCCGGCGCGGACAAAATCGTCGACCTCATCGAGAACGCTGACACAGACGACAACGCGGAAGCGTTGTTGTTGCGGTTGAACACGCCCGGCGGCGCCGTCGTCCCGAGCGACGATATCCGGCTGGCGGCGAAACGTTTCGACGGCCCGACCGTCGCCTACACGACCGACGTGTGTGCCAGCGGCGGCTACTGGATTGCCTCCGGCTGTGACGAGTTGTGGGCCCGCGACGGCAGCGTCGTCGGCTCCATCGGCGTCCGTGGGTCGCGGATGACCGCCGCCGACCTCTTGGAGAAGGCTGGCCTCGAATACGAACAGCTCACTGCCGGGGAGTTCAAAGAGGCTGGCGTCCCCTTCGATGACCTCGAACCGGAGGAACGGGAGTACCTGCAGGGCATCATCGACGACTACTACGACCAGTTCGTCGAGACGGTCGCCGAGGGCAGAGGGATGGACGAAACCGAGATTCGCGACACCGAAGCGAAGGTCTTTCTCGGAAGCGAGGCCCACGAGATGGGGCTGGTCGACTCCATCGGCACCCGCAAAGACGTAGAGGAGCGCCTCGAAGACCTCCTCGACGAGGAGGTGTCGACGACGGAACTGGAGCCACGACTCGGCGTCGCCGAACGGCTCCGCGGCGGTGCCGAATCCGTCGCCTACGCCGTCGGCGCCGGTATCGCCAGTCAGTTCACCGACGCCAGCGGCGAGTTCCGGTTTCGGGTATAA
- a CDS encoding DUF373 family protein, whose translation MSTLVVCVDRDGTLGPNGPIVGWEAVQALVTDVGIDDPEDSRVNCLLETLSVARDLRDEGEDPLVAVISGGGGDGINGDRAVARGIDTLVADNDIEAAIVVTDSASDERLVPIIESRVQVDAVDRVVVRQSHDIQSTYYLLKQFLGDEELRGTVLVPIGAALLAFPVLLLLADDVAIALSAIAAVIGTFLLYKGLGIDDFVATLPRRVRDAFYSGQVSLVTYVVGTGLAFVGIFAGGISATNMTVTSELLVGLRFIFDSVPWFAAAALAAATGRLIDELLAEEGVSAALMNLPFGVVAVGLVVRGFTGYFLERADVLGPFNVPATELGPVSIEGFVLGIWGRLALYVAAGILASFLGVAFASRMSEGDSPLEEVPE comes from the coding sequence GTGAGCACGCTGGTCGTGTGCGTCGACCGCGACGGGACCCTCGGGCCGAACGGCCCAATCGTTGGCTGGGAGGCCGTCCAAGCGCTCGTCACCGACGTGGGCATCGACGACCCCGAGGATAGCCGTGTCAACTGCCTGTTGGAGACGCTCAGCGTCGCCCGGGACCTCCGCGACGAGGGCGAAGACCCCCTCGTCGCCGTCATTTCCGGCGGTGGCGGCGACGGCATCAACGGCGACCGCGCCGTCGCCCGCGGTATCGACACTCTCGTCGCGGACAACGACATCGAGGCCGCAATCGTCGTCACGGATTCAGCCAGCGACGAGCGACTCGTCCCCATCATCGAGAGTCGCGTCCAAGTCGATGCGGTCGACCGCGTAGTCGTCCGACAGTCCCACGACATCCAATCGACGTACTACCTCCTGAAGCAGTTCCTCGGCGACGAGGAGTTACGCGGAACGGTGTTGGTCCCCATCGGCGCCGCATTGCTCGCGTTTCCGGTGTTGCTGCTGTTGGCCGACGACGTGGCCATCGCGCTGTCGGCCATCGCCGCAGTCATCGGGACGTTCCTTCTGTACAAGGGTCTCGGCATCGACGACTTCGTGGCGACGCTTCCTCGGCGGGTTCGGGACGCCTTCTACTCCGGACAGGTGTCGCTCGTCACCTACGTCGTCGGAACCGGGTTGGCGTTCGTCGGCATCTTCGCCGGCGGCATCAGCGCGACGAACATGACCGTGACGAGCGAACTGCTGGTCGGCTTGCGGTTCATTTTCGACAGCGTTCCGTGGTTCGCGGCGGCGGCACTGGCGGCCGCGACCGGCCGCCTCATCGACGAGTTGCTGGCCGAAGAGGGTGTCTCCGCGGCGCTGATGAACCTCCCGTTCGGCGTCGTTGCCGTCGGTTTGGTCGTCCGTGGCTTCACGGGGTATTTCCTCGAACGCGCCGACGTGCTCGGCCCCTTCAACGTGCCGGCGACCGAACTCGGTCCCGTGAGTATCGAGGGGTTCGTTCTCGGAATCTGGGGGCGACTCGCGCTGTACGTCGCCGCCGGCATCCTCGCGAGTTTCCTCGGGGTCGCCTTCGCCTCGCGGATGAGCGAGGGTGATTCGCCGCTCGAAGAGGTCCCCGAGTAG
- a CDS encoding diphthine--ammonia ligase, translated as MNPWVSLFSGGKDSSWALYRALERGLPVERLVTVHPEGDSFMYHVPATELASLAAESIGIPLVDVRPEDFEAGADPTEDSGERGDRELEPLEAALAELADDLGGIDGVTAGAVESSYQTDRIEAMCERLDAELFAPLWQEEPRELADAMLDAGFEIKIVRVAAYGLDESWLGRTLDADALADLEALNDEYGVHILGEGGEFETLVTDGPHMERPIELAYETSFDGSRGSLRVTDAWLGE; from the coding sequence ATGAATCCGTGGGTGAGCCTCTTTTCGGGCGGGAAGGACTCCTCGTGGGCGCTGTATCGAGCGCTCGAACGCGGTTTGCCGGTCGAGCGACTGGTGACGGTCCACCCCGAGGGCGACTCCTTCATGTACCACGTTCCCGCGACCGAGTTGGCGTCGCTGGCCGCCGAGAGCATCGGTATTCCGCTCGTCGACGTTCGCCCCGAGGACTTCGAGGCAGGTGCCGACCCGACCGAAGACAGCGGCGAGCGCGGCGACCGGGAGTTGGAACCGCTGGAGGCGGCGCTGGCCGAGTTGGCCGACGACCTCGGCGGCATCGACGGCGTCACCGCGGGCGCCGTCGAAAGTAGTTATCAGACCGACCGCATCGAGGCGATGTGTGAGCGCCTCGATGCCGAGTTGTTCGCCCCGCTGTGGCAGGAAGAGCCCCGCGAGTTGGCCGACGCGATGTTGGACGCCGGCTTCGAAATCAAAATCGTCCGCGTGGCGGCGTACGGACTCGACGAGTCGTGGCTCGGACGGACGCTGGATGCCGATGCCCTCGCCGACCTCGAAGCGCTCAACGACGAGTACGGCGTCCACATCCTCGGGGAGGGCGGAGAGTTCGAGACGCTCGTCACCGACGGCCCCCACATGGAGCGTCCCATCGAGTTGGCATACGAGACGTCCTTCGACGGTTCGCGTGGCTCCCTGCGGGTTACCGATGCGTGGCTCGGCGAGTAG
- a CDS encoding sugar phosphate nucleotidyltransferase: MKAVVLAGGYATRLWPITKHRPKMFLPVGESTVIDRIFEALEGDDRIEEVYVSTNERFAEEFERYIAESDFEKPTLSVEDTTEESEKFGVVGALGQLVDREGIDDDLVVVAGDNLIGFDLTDFVDYFEEKGTAALAAYDVGDREKAKSYGLVELDGERIVDFQEKPDEPKSTLVSIACYAFPAESLRFEEYLEGGNNPDEPGWFLQWLQSREAVHAFVFEEPWFDIGTPESYLEAIAWSLDGDSVIAESATVENSTIGENVHVMPGAKIVDSTLDRSVVFGDATVSDCEIHETIIDEGTHIENVDLAGALIGAHTRLTNGSGE; encoded by the coding sequence ATGAAAGCCGTCGTTCTCGCTGGCGGGTACGCGACGCGTCTGTGGCCCATCACGAAACACCGTCCGAAGATGTTCCTCCCGGTGGGTGAATCCACCGTTATCGACCGGATTTTCGAAGCGCTGGAAGGCGACGACCGAATCGAAGAGGTGTACGTCTCGACGAACGAGCGCTTCGCCGAGGAGTTCGAACGCTACATCGCCGAGAGCGACTTCGAGAAGCCGACGCTCTCCGTCGAGGACACCACCGAGGAATCGGAGAAGTTCGGTGTCGTCGGCGCACTCGGGCAGTTGGTCGACCGCGAGGGCATCGACGACGACTTGGTCGTCGTCGCCGGCGACAACCTCATCGGTTTCGACCTCACCGACTTCGTCGACTACTTCGAGGAGAAAGGAACGGCCGCCCTCGCCGCCTACGACGTCGGCGACCGCGAGAAGGCCAAATCGTACGGCCTCGTCGAGTTGGACGGCGAGCGAATCGTCGACTTCCAGGAGAAACCCGACGAGCCGAAGAGCACGCTCGTCTCCATCGCCTGTTATGCCTTCCCCGCGGAGTCGCTGCGGTTCGAGGAGTACCTCGAAGGCGGCAACAACCCCGACGAACCGGGATGGTTCCTGCAGTGGCTACAATCGAGGGAGGCGGTCCACGCCTTCGTCTTCGAGGAGCCGTGGTTCGACATCGGCACGCCGGAGTCGTATCTGGAGGCAATCGCGTGGTCGCTGGACGGCGACAGCGTCATCGCCGAATCGGCGACCGTCGAGAACTCCACTATCGGCGAGAACGTCCACGTCATGCCGGGGGCGAAAATCGTCGACTCGACGCTGGACCGCTCGGTCGTCTTCGGCGACGCAACCGTCTCGGACTGTGAAATCCACGAGACCATCATCGACGAAGGCACGCACATCGAGAACGTCGACCTCGCGGGCGCGCTCATCGGCGCCCACACCCGACTCACGAACGGTTCCGGGGAGTAA
- a CDS encoding transcriptional regulator translates to MQGAEQTTRQRIAEFLRTDSAEAGALANEFEITTAAALSHVEHIARSLDDTDEQLLAAPPECRDCGFSSFDDLTNRPSRCPECKSENVTEPAFTIQ, encoded by the coding sequence ATGCAGGGTGCAGAGCAGACCACCCGGCAGCGCATCGCCGAGTTCCTCCGAACCGACAGCGCCGAAGCGGGCGCGCTGGCGAACGAATTCGAAATTACCACCGCCGCGGCGTTGTCACACGTCGAACACATCGCGCGGTCGCTCGACGACACCGACGAGCAGTTGCTCGCAGCGCCGCCGGAGTGTCGCGACTGTGGCTTCTCGTCGTTCGACGACCTGACGAACCGCCCCTCGCGGTGTCCGGAGTGCAAAAGCGAGAACGTGACCGAACCGGCGTTTACGATACAGTAG
- the purH gene encoding bifunctional phosphoribosylaminoimidazolecarboxamide formyltransferase/IMP cyclohydrolase, translated as MKIAGMASNRGRNLLHIADTEPGGAEFSVVLTNEEGAPVIEGAAERGIPTEVVPKSDDETREEHERRVLQRLEGYDVDLVCLDGYMRILTDEFLDSAPTTLNVHPSLLPSFPGMDAHEQVLDAGVSVTGCTVHVVDETVDGGPIVTQEPVPVYDGDDAAELKARVLNDAEFAAYPRAVKWFAEDRVTVDDGEVSVDGDDGGQFPARRVVSDDRGRELRYGENPHQDAAVYVDGACEEASVVDADQLNEGAKALSYNNYNDADGALDLIKEFDEPAAAVIKHTNPAGCATAGTLADAYERALSTDPMSAFGGIVALNRECDAATAEAITDSFKEVVVAPAYTEAALDVLFEKDNLRILEVGDLSERSERLTEQHLVGGRLVQERDFQAPSADDLEIVTEREPTDEQIETMLFAWRTIKHVKSNAILFAKGTETVGVGMGQVSRVDAVRLAAMKAEEHAEGKDAEGAVMASDAFFPFPDGIEEAADAGIEAVIQPGGSVNDEDVIAAADEHDIAMAFTGQRAFQH; from the coding sequence ATGAAAATAGCCGGTATGGCCTCGAACCGCGGCCGAAACCTGCTTCACATCGCGGACACCGAACCGGGCGGTGCCGAGTTCTCGGTCGTCCTCACGAACGAGGAGGGCGCCCCCGTCATCGAGGGCGCCGCCGAACGCGGCATCCCGACGGAAGTCGTCCCCAAATCCGACGACGAGACGCGCGAGGAACACGAACGTCGCGTCCTCCAGCGCTTGGAGGGGTACGACGTGGATTTGGTCTGTCTCGACGGCTACATGCGCATCCTCACCGACGAGTTCCTCGATTCTGCGCCGACCACCCTCAACGTCCACCCCTCGCTCCTTCCGTCGTTCCCGGGGATGGACGCCCACGAGCAGGTACTCGACGCCGGCGTCTCCGTCACCGGATGTACCGTCCACGTCGTCGACGAAACCGTCGACGGCGGCCCCATCGTCACGCAAGAACCGGTTCCCGTCTACGACGGCGACGACGCCGCCGAGTTGAAGGCGCGCGTCCTCAACGACGCGGAGTTCGCCGCCTATCCGCGCGCTGTCAAGTGGTTCGCTGAGGACCGCGTCACAGTCGACGACGGCGAAGTCTCCGTCGACGGCGACGACGGCGGACAGTTCCCCGCCCGCCGGGTCGTCTCCGACGACCGGGGTCGGGAACTCCGCTACGGCGAGAACCCCCATCAGGACGCCGCGGTGTACGTCGACGGCGCCTGCGAGGAGGCCAGCGTCGTCGACGCCGACCAACTGAACGAGGGCGCGAAGGCGCTGTCGTACAACAACTACAACGACGCCGACGGCGCCTTGGACCTCATCAAGGAGTTCGACGAGCCAGCGGCGGCGGTCATCAAACACACCAATCCGGCTGGCTGTGCGACCGCCGGAACGCTCGCCGACGCCTACGAGCGGGCGCTGTCGACGGACCCGATGAGCGCCTTCGGCGGCATCGTCGCGCTGAACCGCGAGTGCGACGCCGCCACCGCCGAGGCAATCACCGACTCCTTCAAGGAAGTCGTCGTCGCGCCGGCGTACACGGAGGCGGCGCTGGATGTCCTCTTCGAGAAGGACAACCTCCGAATCCTCGAGGTGGGTGACCTCTCCGAGCGAAGCGAACGGCTCACCGAACAGCACCTCGTCGGCGGTCGCCTCGTCCAAGAGCGGGACTTTCAGGCGCCCTCGGCCGACGACCTCGAAATCGTCACAGAGCGCGAACCGACCGACGAGCAAATCGAGACGATGCTGTTTGCGTGGCGAACCATCAAACACGTCAAGTCCAACGCCATCCTCTTTGCGAAAGGCACCGAGACGGTCGGCGTCGGGATGGGGCAGGTCTCCCGGGTCGACGCCGTCCGACTCGCCGCGATGAAGGCAGAGGAACACGCCGAAGGCAAGGACGCAGAGGGCGCCGTGATGGCCTCCGACGCCTTCTTCCCGTTCCCCGACGGCATCGAAGAGGCCGCCGACGCCGGCATCGAGGCGGTCATCCAGCCCGGTGGTTCGGTTAACGACGAGGACGTCATCGCCGCCGCCGACGAACACGACATCGCGATGGCGTTCACTGGTCAACGCGCTTTCCAGCACTAA